In the Drosophila virilis strain 15010-1051.87 chromosome 4, Dvir_AGI_RSII-ME, whole genome shotgun sequence genome, CCTATATGAAggccgccgcctcctgcacTTGAAGTGAAGCCTTACTTACTAGAGGCTTACctgaatttatgagaatcgcgtaGTAGGGCATTAGTTAAGAATACgtaaaggcacacacacatgcatgatACTTCCAAACATTaatgtgtaaataaatacaagcacacatacacatacatacatacttacatacatacatgcacacacatatacatacatacatacatacatacatacatacatacatacatacttttatacatacatacatacacacatacatacatacacaaatacatacatacatacatacacacatacatacatacatgaatacatataaacatacatacatacatacataaatacatgcatacttacatacatacatacatacatacacaaatacatacatacatacacacatacttacatacatacatacatacgcacatacatgaatacatataaacatacatacatacatacatgcatacttacatacatacatacatacatacatacatacatacacacatacatgcatacatataaacatacatacttacatatatacatatatacttactaacatacatacatacatacatacatgcatacatacatacatacatacatacatacatacatacatacatacatacatacatacattcatacatacacacatgcaagcatacatataaacatacatacttacatatatacatacatacttacttacatacatacatacgtacatacatccatacctacatatatacatccatacgtacatacatccatacatacatacacacatacatacatacaaacatacctGCAGACATGCATACATCCAGACatgcaaaaatacatacatacaaacatgcatacatgtacacacatatacacacatatatgtacatatacaccTTATGGTGAGAATCTTTAAGCCGAAGTGTGTTATTTAACCCCTTGACCCATTTAATCCACCAAGAGAGGTTATTTtttgcgaaaagtgtgaaagatctttaaacaattttaggTTTTCCCTAATAATcgttttttcttaataaatattaGCTTTTCCTTAAATATATGCCTAGCTTtgaatttaaatcaaattaatatatctacattttgtgtttgtttgaaTTTACAGTATTACGACTTCACCGAGATTGCCGAGGTCGCTGCACGCGAATTTACGGAATTCCTATCGAATAAATTTCCAAATGCCAACACGCCAATTGCCATAGATGAACCGACACGCGCGGAGGTGAGCCGGCGGGCCAATGGCATTGCCAGCAATGCCCTCAACGAGGATGACAATCTGTTGGCCTTTGCCATCGCGGCGCCCAGCATACACACAGTTGTTGTCAAATTCAGGGACAATGTGACGGTCAGTTCCGGACTacgacaataaacaaataagatTTAAGCATATGGACTTTAAATGGTTATTCgtattatttacttttcagATACCACCGAATCAGGTGCATAACAAGGCTTACCTGGGTTCCTATTGGCGGGAATTGGGGTGAGTTCCAGATACAAGTCCAagcatttgttttaattatgtacaattttcaaattttaaaactaattaaaatatatgtatatgttaagatttagttttaataaatGATTAATTTTACTGGgaaatgaaatttgttgtCTTAAAAAATcctaaaacaattttcaacattttctttgTTGATAAACGAACAATATTAAAccctttttttcatttcttgtCTTGTCTATAAAAATCTTGTTTGATTTGATGTCCGAAAAATATtcttaaaacaaaattcattcatatcattatgaaattgaaataatttttcttAAGCTTATTTAAGATTTGAATGCATCTTAAAATaagtttcaaatatataatgtttaaaatataatattgttttgctttgcttctGGATCATACTAGAAtactttctctatttcattgAAGCTTAATTCAAGTCTCCGGAGAATCTTTAAACAAGCTTCAAATAACATCAAATACtcattattttgattaaaagacctaaatatttgatttccCAGTGGATCGTATCGTATATGATATTATTAAATAGCTATAGCTTGCGTTTGCGTGCAGCTGACAGTTCGCTAATTGATTTGATCCTATCGAAAATGCTTACAGGGCCGCCTGGAACAGCAGCGATGGCACCAAGGAGTGGGGCGCGCCCTTTCGTGACTGCAACCTTTTGACGGGGCGCTGGCTGTGGCCATTTCGCATATCATTCACCGAGCACCGAATCAAGTGAGTTATTACTAAAGTTAAATATCTAAGTAATTAATTACTcttactgactgactgatcgaTTGACTGGGGgctgttcttgttcttgtgaTATGAATCCACGAACAGACGGGATTTTGGTAACTTTCACTTACAAGCGTGGAAAATTTGTGGAAAGGAAATTGATTAAAACTGTGCGTGTGCAATTCGCTTAAATCATTTCTATAGATCGCTGAAAGAATTTATGAGTAAGCTGAAATTTCCATAGCAGGTCTTTCTTGTGATATgaattcacgcttgaatgtgGTTTTCTTAAATTCCACCTGCAAGCGTGGAATTTAGTGAAAAGGCCATTGATAAAAATTGTGCCTGTGTGATTCATTTAACTAATTTCTGAAGATCTCTGTGAGAATTTATAGCAGGCatgttttatacaaatttactTCCACGGTCGGAAAATGGGTGGAAAACTGCTgacattgattttttttttctccgcTTGATGgcctttaaatatttcaaagatCTAATTAAGAGTATTTATAAATTCCATCGGGCGTAAAATAAGTGGAATACCTTaagctaataaatataaaaaaaaattataaaagccaatttaaaattcaatctTTACAgaattgttgccgctgcctttATAGCCGCCGATGAGGATGTGTGCAACGACGGCCTGGAGGAGGTTTTCGGACGGCGTCACGGGTAAAATGCACTTAAAATACGAATTAAGTAAAGAAATAAAGATTAACTGGGTTTTCATATATGTTGCAGCTGCGATCGGAACACCACATTTTGCCTGCTGACCGAAACGAAGCCGCCGGCCACGCGTGATGTCTACACGTGTTTGTGCCGCGAATCCTATTACCTGCCCAATGGGACGCTGCAGGGTTTTCCCGGTGATCTGGTGGAGCTATCCGAGGGCTATGACAATTACTCATGTCTGCCCTGTCCGGGTGGCTGCAGCAATTGCGACATGCACGGCGTATGCCTCAACTTTCAGGAGGAGGATGCGCTCAACATAGATGCCTGCCTGCGTCTCCTGGTGGCCATTATCCTGGCCGCCTGCATTCTGTGCTGTGTGGTGCTCAGCGTGATCGTGTTCCGGCAGCGCAAGTGCAAGGTGGGTCAGAAAACTAGCTACAAATACATTGATTTTATCTCTGGGCAATTACTATTTTAGGCCATTGCCTCGGGCATGTGGACCGTGCTGGAGACCATTCTGCTGGGCATTGTTTTACTTTATGCATCGGTGCGTCAATTTGCAGCCAAGGATTTGCCTGCTTATTTGTAATGCCATGCCTCATTTTAGGTTGCCGTCCATTTCTTTCCCGCCTCCACGGAGCGCTGCCTGCTGGAGCCCTGGCTGCGCGAAATTGGCTTTATTACGTGCTATGGTGCGATTATATTGAAGCTATATCGGCATCTGGTGGACTTTCGCACCAGGAAGGCGCATCGCTGGGTGCTGCGCGACGTCGATCTGCTCAAGTATCTGGGCACCATGGTGTTTGCCGTTGTCTGTTATATGTCCGCATTTACGGCCTCGTCGCTGGACCTGCTCGAGAGCGCCCAGCTGGAGAGTCTGCGTGAGGCCAGCACCAACACTTGCCATCCCCTCAAATGGGAGCTGGTGACGCAGACCAGCGAGATGCTCATCCTCTGCTTTGGCCTACATCTGGCCATTGCCAGTCGCAATGCCAATACACAGTTTCGGGTGAGCTGGtgactttttttttaccagTTTATAATATAAACTTTCTTTTGATAAGTGCCTCTTTTTatcgaaaatcgataaatatcgataagtatTGGCTTGCAGTTTTCTCAGCTAATCTTAAGTATTGACAATGTTTTATAATTGACAGAATGTTTTGTATTTAGCAgaacaaattgtttaatattatttaaaaatatttccgCATTTTTTAGAAATCGATTAGCAGAATGCTAGAGTCTTTAAAATTTATCTCGGATTCTCTTGAAGTGTGTCGCTTTTTctaaactcaaaaaaaaaaaaagcggaTTCTCCAGATTCTCTAACAttattttagctatttttataccctagaaaaataaaagtgatTCTCTAGATTTTGATCCTTTAATGTTCCATGACTTTTAAACGACCTACCCTAACACAAAACTACTACTTACATTTTTAGCTTTGATTAAAAAAAGGGTTCGGTTTCAAGTTTCTTTAcgtacaaatataaatattatattatataaatattttaaatctcTTACCATTTACAGGAGCGTCAATTTCTGGTCACAACGTTGACGCTGGAATTTTTGGTGTCATCCAGTTTCTATTTTCTGCGCTTCGTCTATTTGCCGGAAATGAGTCCCAGCGCCATTTTGTTGGCGCTTTTTGTGCGCTCGCAGCTGACAAATAGCTTCGCCTTGGGTTTGATATTTGTGCCAAAATTGTGGTATCAACACAAGCAGGTAACAAACATTTGTTCATGATTTCTGTCGGCGCTTGAGTTTTTCCAATGATTTTCCTATgattttcaattaacatttGGTTTAACATTCAGATTGATTTATtgctaaacaaaacaaaaagaaaagattaataaacaataaacaagtGCGTCCAAAGTTTGTTCGTGTgctaaatgcatatatatttaccatatatatacaacatgCTAGACAGTTGAGATAATTCCGCCGTATACCATATATAGTTGAGATAAACCCGCCGTAGGCTCAATTTGTGCACAGTCATCATCAAGTAAAATTATATCGCAAATCATAGTCTCGTCTTTGTATTTGGTATTGACATTTGGTTGAGGAAACGATTtttgtagaaaaaaaaaaaaacaaatttgagaAACGCCGCCGCAGAAAGCTTTTtgctggaaaaaaaaaaacaaatttttttgataTGTTAAaagaacaacattttgtttttcttttgatttgtCGAGTTGAATtcttattaaacaattttagtATTTAAGCTAACATAATTCATGAATTTTAGTCAAGCTATGAAGTTGCTGCAAGTGTCATTTTACTGTACCAGAATGTTTACTGTATGTATTTCGAGTTCCATTATCATTTCACATTTGCACCCTAAACACTTTCCGTTGCACAACTGTACTTTTTtggtttaataaatttaagcgAACGTTAACCAACACTGGCCGCATGaaattttcttgtttgtttgcatGCATTTCAGCTAAGACAACAGATACAAGTAGAATGACAAAAATCGGTTTCCTTTTAATACCCAACATGCATACCAAAACTATAGAGTATCTTCTTCTTCCACATACACtataatatcaatatatatatatatatatgtgcctctctttgcctctctctctctctgtctgcctCTCTAactgtctctctgtgtgcCTCTCTAACTCTCTAACCCAAGTAGCTTAGCCGAAGCCCAAAAAATAACGTTTAGTCGTCGTTAATTATGTTCAGATTTTGACCTATGTTTATCTCATTTACAGCACCACAAGAGACATAACCACGCCCACGCCCCAATAAACacacatttataaaaaaaagacacaCTAATCTAAAAGCCATAAtatacactcagagaaaatgTCGAGTTAAATTCAGAGcctaaaatatattaagacttAAACTTAATTGAGAAGCTTTAAAAAGCTTCCTTAAGACAGAAGTTTCTGTCGATTCTTAtaagtttaaaatatattaaactttTAACTAAATTGAAAGAGATTTAAGTTTGCTTAAGCCCTAAATTTCAAAAGAACAAAATTTAAACAGTTTCATTAAAGATCTTTTGTTCTTTCATTAAGCAAAATTGCGCTTAATTTAAGATTGTAGATTCTTATAATTAACAACTTATTCGAAAGCTGTTTATCTTATTTCttattcattattttaaagaaaatataataaaatatcttaaaaacttCTACGcaaaaaagaatatttttaaatcgCACACagtttttctctgagtgtaaaAACCCATCAAAATTCCATACACAATTGACACAAAGCGCACTCAAATTTCTTCTATACTTTTCCAATTCTTACGATTCTGTTcattctattttttatttgtttctgttattttgttttacctTGACTCTCTGTTGAGTTTCCGTTTCCTTTGGCATTTCCGTTCGACTGTTAACCGTTATGCGTTGGCTTTTCCGTTTCGGTttccatttccgtttccgttttcttctttttttttgtacggtgctgagtgtgtgtttttgcgGTGTTTGTTGCATCTTCATAGCTTGCAGGTTCGTTCGCTTGCGTATGATCTATCAATGCGTTTACCTGTGGATGCTTTCAAGGGTACCTCACACGATGCCGGGCAGCGCCTCGGCGGCGGCTATGCGGGTCTGTGCCTCGGCGATCCGGACATCGGTGAGCTGACCATATCCGAAATGAGTCCCGAGGATATACGTGCCGAACTCAAAAGGTGAGACCCGGCTTGATCATGATGACAATTTGATGATAATTGATGAATGtccctttcctttttttttttgcagactGTACACACAACTGGAGATTTTGAAGAACAAGACACTGCGTCAGGATAATCCGCATATTAGCAAAAGGCGCGGCGGCCGCAAGGCGGGACATCGTCGCTTCTCATTGCAAGTAAGTGACTGAAGACCGACTGGCCGTCAAGTCAGGGTCTTCACTGTAAAATACATTTCCACCATGGCCAGTGACAAGAAGGTCGTCTTACTTccaaaagcaaagccaaaagTTGTCTCAATGTTTTTAAAACTCTACCCAGAGCCCGAGCCTAAGCTCTCCCACCCTTCCCCTACTCTCTATCTATAAgtctcgctctctttcgctctctcccacccccaccccctctctctctctctctcacacatacacacacacacacactctctcttttTAATTCCACTCTTTCTGTGtcaatatataagtattaatatgaaatatatctatatatatatatatcattgtTCTTGTCATGACTTGTACTAtactatgaaaaaaaaaaactcaaacccaccaacaaaaaccaaattaaaaaaaaaacactctaAATGTAGAAAAAGGGCAGCAAAGATAAGGTAAGCAACGTCAGACTCTCTCACTGTTACATAACACGTAAAGctaacctaaaaaaaaaaaaacaaaacctaaaGCCGAAAAAACTAACCTAACTTTGTGTTGTGCATAACctcaaaaataccaaaaacaaaaaaagaaggcGCCTAACTCAACGTAACATATCGTTAAGTCTTTAACAACAACTTAGCATGCAGGCCAAAGCTAcccaaaattaataaaaatattaaataaataattgtaccAAGTCCTTTGAGTCTCTTCTGTCTACAGTGTTTCCCAAAAATGCATGTACACCCATAGCACTTGATGTATCTAAGCTAAAACTAAACAGAACcctttaataataaaaaacaaataactaaCAAAAATGCACTAAATTAACTGCTAAATTGTTAGACTAGCCCCATGAATAATATGACGCAAAACCTTTCGCAGGCTTTAAGTGCCAAACATCGCAGCAATAAGCATCATCAGGATATTGAAATAACCGAAGCGGAACCGTCGCGCACGCCCGAGGATTCAGTCTGCAGTGCGGAGGGACCGACAGATACCTATGCCGAAATATCGGGCATATCGCATTCAATGCTATCCCATTCCATGGTCTCCCACTCCGTTGTCTCGCACTCGAAGTAGGCCTTCAAACCACGCGGCCATACTGTACATAACTCAAGCAAACTagatatatgctatatatagatatatatatatatatagatacgtGAATGTATGTAACTGAGAATTAGGTGcagcataaaaacaaatagcgcaacaacacaaacaataaaagaattactttaatttttgcaatgAGATTGagcaaatgttaaaaataataataataaattaaaaacaaaaaaaatatatatatatataattatatatagaaacaataaaaaacattactttattttaacaaaaatggCATGGAGCAGTGTTGagcaacaccaaaaaaaatacagtGTTGTGCATAGTACAGTgttgagcaacaacaacaatttgaaaaaaggaaatgaaaattttgtacaattttgataaatttttGAGAGCTGTTTTTTGTGCGTGTggtttaagttttttttttttaaattatgacAAGAGCAAAATCGTAgaagaacgaaaaaaaataaagagttGAAAAATGAATAACAGAGCCCACCTGTGTAGGTAAACGTTAAAAACTGTTGCAGCAAATATGTTATCTAACACtgtttttctctttgtttGAATATATCTTAACTGAGTTCCTTGAAAGTAACTAAgcaaatacttatatatttaataatttgccTTTTTCATTTGTAACCGC is a window encoding:
- the smog gene encoding metabotropic glycine receptor, giving the protein MRVKALNLNQINISTFCVCLNLQYYDFTEIAEVAAREFTEFLSNKFPNANTPIAIDEPTRAEVSRRANGIASNALNEDDNLLAFAIAAPSIHTVVVKFRDNVTIPPNQVHNKAYLGSYWRELGAAWNSSDGTKEWGAPFRDCNLLTGRWLWPFRISFTEHRIKIVAAAFIAADEDVCNDGLEEVFGRRHGCDRNTTFCLLTETKPPATRDVYTCLCRESYYLPNGTLQGFPGDLVELSEGYDNYSCLPCPGGCSNCDMHGVCLNFQEEDALNIDACLRLLVAIILAACILCCVVLSVIVFRQRKCKAIASGMWTVLETILLGIVLLYASVAVHFFPASTERCLLEPWLREIGFITCYGAIILKLYRHLVDFRTRKAHRWVLRDVDLLKYLGTMVFAVVCYMSAFTASSLDLLESAQLESLREASTNTCHPLKWELVTQTSEMLILCFGLHLAIASRNANTQFRERQFLVTTLTLEFLVSSSFYFLRFVYLPEMSPSAILLALFVRSQLTNSFALGLIFVPKLWYQHKQGTSHDAGQRLGGGYAGLCLGDPDIGELTISEMSPEDIRAELKRLYTQLEILKNKTLRQDNPHISKRRGGRKAGHRRFSLQKKGSKDKALSAKHRSNKHHQDIEITEAEPSRTPEDSVCSAEGPTDTYAEISGISHSMLSHSMVSHSVVSHSK